From Apium graveolens cultivar Ventura chromosome 9, ASM990537v1, whole genome shotgun sequence, the proteins below share one genomic window:
- the LOC141684721 gene encoding small polypeptide DEVIL 14, with amino-acid sequence MASNSISDGCSKLRRCSKQIRQQRARLYIIWRCTVLLLNWQD; translated from the coding sequence ATGGCATCGAATTCGATCTCCGATGGATGCTCAAAGTTGAGGCGTTGTTCGAAACAGATTCGACAGCAAAGAGCTAGACTGTACATCATATGGAGGTGCACAGTTCTTCTTTTGAACTGGCAAGATTGA